The following are encoded together in the Lactuca sativa cultivar Salinas chromosome 1, Lsat_Salinas_v11, whole genome shotgun sequence genome:
- the LOC111881174 gene encoding uncharacterized protein LOC111881174 yields MDHHYPLEEVRVDLESVNLVINPNEDKGLTPVSESVFTKLGVDPLTVNVGSPENSFVVLMDGKLAGGKAAGDFTGKEKRKKSPSAKKPPKPPRQHSSFSLDSADQKLIKELTELAMIKRARIERMKALMQKKASKASSSSNPSLFAMLFTIIFFLVLLFQGMSCQNSHGTLKGSPQMSQSLISIKLQLNPSAYAHDSI; encoded by the exons ATGGATCATCATTATCCTCTCGAAGAAGTTCGCGTTGATCTAGAGAGTGTTAACCTTGTAATTAACCCCAACGAAGACAAAGGACTCACTCCTGTTTCAGAATCCGTCTTCACCAAATTAGGCGTCGATCCATTAACAGTCAATGTCGGTTCTCCGGAGAACAGTTTTGTCGTATTGATGGACGGGAAACTGGCCGGAGGGAAGGCCGCCGGCGATTTTACAGGAAAAGAGAAACGAAAAAAAAGTCCAAGTGCAAAAAAACCACCAAAACCTCCACGACAACATAGCAGTTTCTCCCTTGATTCTGCAGATCAGAAGCTAATTAAGGAGCTTACTGAACTCGCCATGATCAAACGAGCAAGAATTGAGCGGATGAAAGCACTCATGCAAAAGAAAGCTTCAAAAGCTTCATCATCATCAAATCCCAGTTTATTCGCCATGCTTTTCACCATTATCTTCTTCCTTGTGCTCCTTTTCCAAG GAATGTCATGCCAAAATTCTCATGGAACATTGAAAGGTTCTCCTCAAATGTCTCAGAGCTTGATATCTATTAAACTGCAGTTAAATCCATCGGCATATGCTCATGATTCCATCTAA